One segment of Acidimicrobiales bacterium DNA contains the following:
- a CDS encoding acyl-CoA dehydrogenase family protein, with product MRFQPVTLTPAEQRLRDEVRAFLAETLPPGSFRPSLGMNAVHSPEFSRAVAARGWVGMAVPSEHGGPGRSPVDRFIVAEELLAAGAPVAAHWVADRQTAPTLAAFGTDEQRERFLGPIMRGECYFSIGMSEPDAGSDLAAVRTTATRADGGWLVNGTKIWTSNAHRNHFFTVLCRTSPPGEERHDGLSQLIVDLASPGVAVNPIHFLDGSHHFNEVAMTDVFVPDGLVLGEVGMGWQQVTSELSFERMGPDRYLSSYQLLAAYVRERVGPEPPAAVAEALGRLAARLFAIRQCSLSVARSLQEGHPSTAATSIAKDLGTNFEQEVVATVQELVEEDPDPTSASLLESLLAQAVAIAPSYTVRGGTTEILRSVAARALREGR from the coding sequence GTGCGCTTCCAGCCGGTGACCCTCACCCCCGCCGAGCAGCGCCTTCGTGACGAGGTCCGCGCCTTCCTCGCCGAGACGCTGCCCCCCGGCAGCTTCCGCCCGAGCCTGGGGATGAACGCCGTGCACTCCCCCGAGTTCTCCCGCGCCGTCGCCGCCAGGGGCTGGGTCGGCATGGCGGTGCCCTCCGAGCACGGGGGCCCCGGGCGCAGCCCCGTCGACCGCTTCATCGTCGCCGAGGAGCTGCTCGCCGCCGGCGCGCCGGTCGCCGCGCACTGGGTGGCGGATCGCCAGACGGCGCCGACGCTGGCCGCCTTCGGCACCGACGAGCAGCGGGAGCGCTTCCTCGGCCCGATCATGCGCGGCGAGTGCTACTTCTCGATCGGGATGTCCGAGCCCGACGCCGGCTCGGATCTCGCCGCGGTGCGCACCACGGCGACACGCGCCGATGGCGGCTGGCTCGTGAACGGCACGAAGATCTGGACGAGCAACGCCCACCGCAACCATTTCTTCACCGTCCTCTGCCGGACCTCTCCCCCGGGCGAGGAGCGCCACGACGGCCTCTCCCAGCTCATCGTCGACCTCGCGTCGCCCGGCGTGGCGGTCAACCCGATCCACTTCCTCGACGGCAGCCACCACTTCAACGAGGTGGCGATGACCGACGTCTTCGTCCCCGACGGGCTCGTCCTCGGCGAGGTCGGGATGGGCTGGCAGCAGGTCACCTCCGAGCTCTCCTTCGAGCGGATGGGCCCCGACCGCTACCTCTCGAGCTACCAGCTGCTCGCCGCCTACGTCCGTGAGCGGGTCGGCCCCGAGCCGCCAGCGGCCGTCGCCGAGGCCCTCGGCCGCCTGGCGGCGCGGCTGTTCGCGATCCGCCAGTGCTCGCTCTCGGTCGCCCGCTCCCTGCAGGAGGGGCACCCCTCGACGGCCGCGACCTCGATCGCGAAGGACCTCGGCACCAACTTCGAGCAGGAGGTCGTCGCCACCGTGCAGGAGCTGGTCGAGGAGGACCCCGACCCGACCTCGGCCTCGCTCCTCGAGTCGCTCCTCGCGCAGGCGGTCGCGATCGCCCCCTCCTACACCGTGCGCGGCGGGACGACCGAGATCCTGCGCAGCGTCGCGGCACGGGCGCTCCGGGAGGGCCGGTGA
- a CDS encoding 3'-5' exonuclease — translation MGVFASPLLARGRPAHYAVIDLETTGLDADASAIVECAIVELDAAGVVRDEWSSLVRIEGHVGASEIHHIAEPMLRGAPSFSDLLPDIVDRLRGRVVVGHVVGFDLAHLAAEFRRAGRRLPDLRRASLCTRAIAESAGLERPRTLLGCCRATGVAHRGAHTALGDARSTAALLRHFLAKGAVRGRRRLARRAARLDW, via the coding sequence GTGGGGGTGTTCGCGAGCCCGTTGCTCGCCCGCGGGAGGCCGGCGCACTACGCGGTGATCGACCTCGAGACGACCGGCCTCGACGCCGACGCGTCGGCGATCGTCGAGTGCGCGATCGTCGAGCTCGACGCGGCCGGGGTCGTGCGCGACGAGTGGTCGAGCCTGGTGCGCATCGAGGGCCACGTCGGCGCGAGCGAGATCCACCACATCGCGGAGCCGATGCTGCGCGGCGCACCGAGCTTCTCGGACCTCCTCCCCGACATCGTCGACCGGCTGCGCGGCCGCGTCGTCGTCGGCCACGTGGTCGGCTTCGACCTCGCCCACCTCGCCGCCGAGTTCCGCCGCGCGGGGCGGCGCCTCCCAGACCTCCGCCGCGCCAGCCTGTGCACGCGGGCGATCGCCGAGTCCGCCGGGCTCGAGCGGCCGCGCACCCTCCTCGGCTGCTGCCGCGCGACGGGGGTCGCGCACCGCGGCGCGCACACCGCGCTCGGCGACGCCCGCTCCACCGCCGCGCTCCTCCGCCACTTCCTCGCCAAGGGCGCGGTGCGCGGGCGGCGCCGCCTGGCGCGCCGCGCGGCCCGCCTCGACTGGTGA
- a CDS encoding LCP family protein: MPRPPHRRLAGGGAVRLERYRSRGDRNLKWLRPLLSGLALLLVVALLSSAFYVGYARWRFDQIAKPRLAGLTPRVAGRPFDVLFVGAVPEASPTATTAGGARAEAVIVARIVPSSGEMALLSIPTDTVVQPSHGRATLPAQTIDRVLESGPETLLQTVERDFHLPLSDYVAVDLGALPGLVAALGGLSLHVPYALHDTNAGLSVDATGCVRLDGEQAAALLASRNLLYYDRQAGGWQNDEGGASSAAARANGVFAALSARLGGLTTSPGGLFATLGALPASLVVDPSITESALYELGRALAAGAGAARATVLPTSATANGAAARPATAKDRAVLSAFLAFGSASSPPLPASAAAFDPVPC; the protein is encoded by the coding sequence ATGCCCCGGCCCCCGCATCGCAGACTCGCCGGCGGCGGTGCGGTCCGCCTCGAGCGTTACCGCTCCCGTGGCGACCGCAACCTGAAGTGGCTCCGGCCGCTGCTCAGCGGCCTCGCCCTCCTGCTCGTCGTCGCGCTCCTCTCGAGCGCGTTCTACGTCGGCTACGCCCGCTGGCGCTTCGACCAGATCGCGAAGCCCCGCCTCGCCGGGCTCACGCCGCGCGTCGCGGGGAGGCCGTTCGACGTGCTCTTCGTCGGCGCCGTGCCCGAGGCCTCCCCCACGGCGACGACGGCCGGCGGCGCGCGGGCGGAGGCGGTGATCGTCGCGCGCATCGTGCCGAGCAGCGGGGAGATGGCGCTGCTGTCGATCCCGACCGACACCGTCGTCCAGCCCTCCCACGGACGCGCCACCCTCCCCGCCCAGACGATCGACCGAGTCCTCGAGTCGGGCCCCGAGACCCTGCTGCAGACCGTCGAGCGCGACTTCCACCTCCCACTCAGCGACTACGTCGCGGTCGACCTCGGCGCGCTGCCGGGCCTCGTGGCCGCGCTCGGCGGACTGTCGCTGCACGTCCCCTACGCCCTCCACGACACCAACGCCGGGCTGAGCGTCGACGCCACCGGCTGCGTGCGCCTCGACGGTGAGCAGGCCGCGGCGCTGCTCGCGAGCCGTAACCTCCTCTACTACGACCGCCAGGCGGGCGGCTGGCAGAACGACGAGGGGGGCGCGTCGAGCGCCGCGGCGCGCGCCAACGGTGTCTTCGCGGCGCTGTCCGCGCGCCTCGGCGGGCTGACGACGAGCCCGGGGGGGCTCTTCGCGACCCTCGGCGCGCTGCCCGCCAGCCTCGTCGTCGACCCCTCGATCACCGAGAGCGCCCTCTACGAGCTCGGCCGCGCGCTCGCCGCGGGTGCGGGCGCGGCGCGGGCGACGGTCCTCCCCACGAGCGCGACGGCCAACGGCGCGGCGGCGCGCCCCGCCACGGCGAAGGACCGCGCGGTGCTCTCGGCCTTCCTCGCCTTCGGGAGCGCGTCGTCTCCCCCGCTGCCGGCGAGCGCCGCGGCGTTCGACCCGGTGCCCTGCTGA
- a CDS encoding glycosyltransferase — MSRPPADEAPPDLSFVLPSHNEITLLGSTVTNLVTGLEERGASYEILIVENGSRDGTLRLGRMLAAQLGHVRVLHLPVGDYGAALAAGFRAARGRFVVNFDVDYYDLAFLDDALAILGDESVGAVLASKRAVGATDRRPLHRRLLTAGFTTTLHLLLDLEVSDAHGMKVLRREELRGVVDECKLRGSLFDVELVTRATRGGLVVRELPATVVERRPPRSGVARRSVESLLGALRLRLILGAKEPPEADGGRVRQRLARFAGRG; from the coding sequence GTGAGCCGCCCACCGGCAGACGAAGCGCCCCCCGATCTCTCCTTCGTCCTCCCGAGCCACAACGAGATCACCCTCCTCGGCTCGACGGTCACCAACCTCGTCACCGGCCTCGAGGAGCGGGGGGCGAGCTACGAGATCCTGATCGTGGAGAACGGCTCGCGCGACGGGACGCTCCGTCTCGGCCGCATGCTGGCGGCGCAGCTCGGGCACGTGCGCGTCCTTCACCTCCCCGTCGGCGACTACGGCGCCGCGCTCGCCGCGGGTTTCCGGGCGGCGCGCGGCCGCTTCGTCGTGAACTTCGACGTCGACTACTACGACCTCGCGTTCCTGGACGACGCGCTCGCGATCCTCGGCGACGAGTCGGTCGGCGCGGTGCTGGCGAGCAAGCGGGCCGTCGGCGCCACGGACCGTCGGCCGCTGCACCGTCGCCTGCTCACCGCGGGGTTCACGACGACGCTCCACCTCCTCCTCGACCTCGAGGTGAGCGACGCGCACGGGATGAAGGTGCTGCGACGCGAAGAGCTCCGTGGCGTCGTCGACGAGTGCAAGCTGCGGGGGAGCCTCTTCGACGTGGAGCTCGTGACCCGGGCCACCCGCGGCGGCCTCGTCGTGCGGGAGCTGCCGGCGACGGTCGTCGAGCGGCGCCCTCCTCGCAGTGGCGTCGCCCGCCGGAGCGTCGAATCACTCCTCGGCGCGCTGCGCCTGCGGCTCATCCTCGGGGCGAAAGAACCTCCGGAGGCGGACGGGGGGCGCGTGCGGCAGCGCCTCGCTCGCTTCGCCGGGCGCGGCTGA
- a CDS encoding nucleotidyl transferase AbiEii/AbiGii toxin family protein has protein sequence MAATFQLYGDARRPSTRYRDLVDLVAIATTASPDAEAVGRAIRPEFERRGLGAATEFVIPDESLWRPGYEAEANKSLLPRAHTLDEALSIVKPFLDPVFAGDATGTWDPVNLSWGR, from the coding sequence GTGGCGGCCACCTTCCAGCTGTACGGCGACGCGCGACGACCCTCCACCCGCTACCGCGATCTCGTCGATCTCGTCGCAATCGCCACCACCGCGTCACCTGATGCGGAGGCCGTCGGGAGGGCAATCAGGCCGGAGTTCGAGCGCCGGGGGCTCGGGGCGGCTACCGAGTTCGTCATCCCGGATGAGTCGCTCTGGCGCCCTGGCTACGAGGCGGAGGCCAACAAGTCGCTCCTGCCCCGAGCGCACACACTCGACGAAGCGCTCTCGATCGTGAAGCCCTTCCTCGACCCCGTCTTTGCCGGTGACGCGACCGGCACCTGGGACCCCGTCAACCTCAGCTGGGGGCGGTAA
- a CDS encoding IS630 family transposase codes for MAERVVVREISGPEGNKLLGIVRRGSGSVVRWRRAQIVLWSAQGMDVPAIAKIAFTSEDRVREVIHNFNADGFDALAPKYSGGRPAKFTLPERQEIKKVALSRPVDKGLPFSTWSLSKLAEYLVAEGVIDDISHEGLRTLLREEGVTFQVIKTWKASNDPDFEEKKNRILELYAIADGKAPAGDGDPGVVICFDEFGPLNLQPHPGKQWAPSAVGKGTTDAPRRRRRRATYTRPNGVRHLMAGYDLSTNKLYGHVTAHKGRTEFLAFCRYLRSLHPPEVRIAIVLDNFSPHRTTKTDGRVGIWAAANNVELAYTPTYSSWLNRIEAQFQALRYFCLDGTDHPSHKEQASMIRRYIIWRNRNAHDKALRELVNRANVA; via the coding sequence ATGGCCGAACGTGTGGTGGTGCGGGAGATCTCCGGTCCCGAAGGCAACAAGCTCCTCGGCATCGTCCGACGGGGTTCGGGGTCGGTCGTGCGGTGGCGAAGAGCCCAGATCGTGCTGTGGTCCGCGCAAGGGATGGACGTGCCGGCGATCGCGAAGATCGCCTTCACCTCTGAGGACCGCGTCCGCGAGGTGATCCACAACTTCAACGCCGACGGGTTCGATGCCTTGGCACCGAAGTACTCCGGTGGTCGGCCGGCGAAGTTCACCCTGCCGGAACGACAGGAGATCAAGAAGGTCGCGCTCTCGAGACCGGTCGACAAGGGACTGCCGTTCTCGACCTGGTCGCTGTCGAAGTTGGCCGAGTACCTGGTGGCTGAGGGAGTGATCGACGACATCAGCCACGAGGGTCTCCGGACCCTGCTCCGGGAGGAAGGCGTCACCTTTCAGGTGATCAAGACGTGGAAGGCCTCGAACGACCCCGACTTCGAGGAGAAGAAGAACCGCATCCTCGAGCTCTACGCGATCGCCGATGGCAAAGCGCCAGCTGGCGATGGTGATCCGGGTGTCGTCATCTGCTTCGACGAGTTCGGACCGCTCAACCTCCAGCCCCACCCCGGCAAGCAGTGGGCGCCGTCGGCCGTGGGCAAAGGGACGACCGACGCTCCGCGACGCCGTCGGCGTCGCGCCACCTACACACGGCCGAACGGCGTCCGGCACCTGATGGCCGGATACGACCTGTCGACGAACAAGCTCTATGGCCACGTCACGGCTCACAAGGGCAGAACCGAGTTCCTCGCGTTCTGCCGTTACTTGCGCTCACTCCACCCGCCCGAGGTGCGGATCGCGATCGTCCTCGACAACTTCAGCCCGCACCGCACGACCAAGACCGACGGTCGGGTCGGGATCTGGGCAGCGGCAAACAACGTCGAACTCGCCTACACACCGACCTACTCGTCGTGGCTGAACCGCATCGAGGCGCAGTTCCAGGCACTGCGGTACTTCTGCCTCGACGGCACCGATCACCCGTCACACAAAGAGCAGGCCTCGATGATCCGCCGCTACATCATCTGGCGGAACCGCAACGCTCACGACAAAGCACTCCGTGAATTGGTGAACCGCGCAAACGTTGCCTGA
- a CDS encoding ATP-binding protein, with translation MRTTRTFPNDLEEIGSARRFVSEVLSGVEEEAVEETCLMVSELATNCVLYTSAPFAVQVDHTQRTLRIEVSDHGVDAPVLQPMRTTKPGGRGIRIVELLADDWGVIRAAGRPGKLVWFTLALAEPA, from the coding sequence GTGAGGACGACCCGGACCTTTCCCAACGATCTCGAGGAGATCGGGAGCGCTCGTCGCTTCGTCTCCGAGGTGCTCAGCGGTGTCGAAGAGGAGGCCGTCGAAGAGACGTGCCTGATGGTCTCAGAGCTCGCCACCAACTGCGTGCTCTACACCTCGGCACCCTTCGCCGTGCAGGTCGACCACACGCAGCGGACGCTACGGATCGAAGTCTCCGACCACGGAGTCGACGCGCCGGTACTGCAACCGATGCGGACCACGAAGCCGGGTGGTCGGGGGATACGCATCGTTGAACTCCTCGCCGACGACTGGGGCGTGATCCGCGCTGCCGGGAGGCCGGGCAAGCTCGTGTGGTTCACGCTCGCGCTCGCGGAGCCCGCGTAG
- a CDS encoding STAS domain-containing protein: MRIETDAAGIPVVYVSGELDSSNLDGFRQAIDPVISPAPERVVFELTELRFLDSAAIALLVELATGPCPVEVRNPTRIVRKVIAITGLTELLHLAS, encoded by the coding sequence GTGCGCATCGAGACCGATGCGGCAGGCATCCCCGTCGTCTATGTGAGCGGCGAGCTCGACTCATCGAACCTGGACGGCTTTCGTCAGGCCATCGATCCGGTCATCTCCCCAGCGCCGGAGCGCGTCGTGTTCGAACTCACCGAGCTCCGCTTCCTCGACAGTGCGGCGATCGCGCTGCTCGTCGAGCTGGCCACCGGTCCCTGTCCGGTCGAAGTGCGCAACCCGACGCGTATCGTGCGCAAGGTCATCGCAATCACCGGCCTCACCGAGCTGCTGCACCTCGCCTCGTGA